The following coding sequences lie in one Enterococcus sp. 9E7_DIV0242 genomic window:
- a CDS encoding putative polysaccharide biosynthesis protein: MINQPVSDGQTMLSNQEKMVKGSAWMTASNIISRLLGAVYIIPWYAWMGEHGDEANSLLSMGYTIYSLFLLISTAGIPAAIAKQTAHYNSMNEYKISRQLFRKALQMMAILGLVFAVIMYLAAPALASWSGGGEELIPTMQALSLAVLIFPCMSVIRGYFQGNQDMMPFALSQIAEQVARVFYMLLTAFIIMKVLDGNYVDAVTQSTFAAFIGMIVSFVVLYFYMHKQRPMFDYLEEHSANKHKISAQELLIETFREAIPFIIVGSGVTVFKLVDQFTFSNFMRTFTTYSDSQLRELFGIFNANPDKLTMVIIALATSIASTGLPLITEAVTLKNYRGLSKLISNNLQLFAFVMLPSTFGMIVLAKPLYTLFYRPDALGTNVLIQACYAGIFLALYMLVSNMLMGMYGNRAAMRYFGIGLVVKLIVQYPSIRMFEVYGPLIATVIGFSVASYLMIRKIKEIAKFNLSLTLRRSLLVLIITLIMVVFAFVTRQFLYLFLTPDRKIQAFLIILLVAAVGAGVYGYMTLKLRLADRLLGKNVNALRKKVRIK, translated from the coding sequence ATGATCAATCAACCAGTGTCCGATGGACAAACAATGTTATCCAATCAAGAAAAAATGGTCAAGGGATCAGCGTGGATGACAGCCAGTAACATCATTTCCCGCTTATTAGGAGCGGTTTATATTATTCCATGGTATGCCTGGATGGGTGAGCATGGCGACGAGGCGAATAGTCTACTTTCTATGGGGTACACTATTTACTCATTATTTCTATTGATTTCAACTGCAGGAATACCTGCGGCTATTGCCAAGCAGACGGCACATTACAATTCGATGAATGAATACAAAATCAGTCGCCAGCTATTCCGTAAAGCCTTGCAAATGATGGCTATTCTGGGATTGGTTTTCGCTGTGATCATGTATTTAGCTGCTCCTGCGCTAGCCAGTTGGTCCGGTGGCGGAGAAGAGCTGATACCTACCATGCAAGCATTGAGTTTGGCTGTGTTGATTTTTCCTTGTATGAGTGTTATCAGAGGATATTTCCAAGGAAATCAAGATATGATGCCATTTGCCTTATCACAAATAGCTGAGCAGGTCGCTCGCGTGTTTTATATGCTTTTGACGGCATTTATTATCATGAAGGTGCTGGATGGAAATTATGTAGATGCAGTGACACAATCAACATTTGCGGCGTTTATTGGGATGATCGTCAGCTTTGTGGTGCTGTATTTCTATATGCACAAGCAGCGCCCGATGTTCGATTACCTAGAAGAACATAGCGCCAACAAGCATAAGATTTCTGCTCAGGAGCTATTGATCGAGACATTTAGAGAAGCGATTCCTTTTATCATCGTAGGTTCAGGTGTGACAGTTTTCAAGCTCGTCGATCAATTTACTTTTTCTAATTTTATGCGAACCTTTACGACCTATTCTGACAGTCAGTTACGTGAGCTGTTCGGGATTTTTAATGCGAACCCAGATAAGCTGACGATGGTCATAATTGCTCTTGCGACATCTATTGCTTCCACAGGCTTACCATTGATTACTGAGGCAGTGACGTTGAAAAATTACCGTGGATTGTCAAAACTAATCAGCAATAATCTACAGCTGTTTGCCTTTGTGATGCTGCCCTCAACCTTTGGGATGATCGTATTGGCGAAGCCGCTGTATACCTTGTTCTATCGCCCAGATGCCTTAGGGACAAATGTTCTGATTCAAGCCTGTTATGCAGGGATATTCCTTGCATTATACATGTTGGTATCGAATATGTTGATGGGGATGTACGGCAATCGTGCTGCTATGCGTTATTTTGGGATTGGCTTAGTCGTCAAACTAATCGTTCAGTACCCAAGTATACGGATGTTTGAAGTGTATGGTCCGCTGATTGCCACTGTGATTGGTTTCAGTGTTGCCAGCTATCTAATGATCCGTAAAATCAAAGAAATTGCGAAATTCAATCTGAGCTTGACCTTGCGTCGTAGCTTGCTGGTTCTGATTATTACCTTGATCATGGTTGTCTTTGCCTTTGTAACCAGACAATTCTTGTATCTATTTTTAACGCCGGACCGAAAAATTCAGGCTTTCCTGATTATTTTACTGGTTGCGGCAGTAGGAGCCGGAGTTTACGGCTATATGACCTTGAAGCTTCGTTTAGCAGATCGTTTGCTTGGTAAAAATGTAAATGCGCTACGCAAAAAGGTTCGAATCAAATAA
- a CDS encoding helix-turn-helix domain-containing protein translates to MEQLGQVFKEIRERKGLKVTETAEGIVSPQFLRKFERGDSNISLSNYFLLMNRMNASTEEFIHEWQGDMVDSWLRNVEHELDIIGHSSNSLAFKKLINSYEEKYRETKEERFYHVAIVSKNIYNTIFTASFDVDMGVITNYLREVEEWGRYEFFLATYAQMPFEADELLLRTEQVFRRKIDKHMVLQHQVIDFLLHVAAHFIRLNQLTHAENILIMYRDSDSARKDLYSLPFDAYAEFLRGLLLIKKNEPAGIECCQQIITFFHQTVHHTDYANRLNMVYEIALHESQLSER, encoded by the coding sequence ATGGAACAATTAGGGCAAGTGTTTAAAGAGATTAGAGAGAGAAAGGGCTTAAAAGTGACAGAAACAGCTGAGGGAATTGTCTCTCCGCAGTTTTTAAGGAAATTTGAACGGGGTGACAGCAACATCAGTCTGTCAAATTACTTTTTATTAATGAACCGAATGAACGCATCAACCGAAGAGTTTATCCATGAATGGCAGGGAGACATGGTAGACAGTTGGCTGCGAAACGTAGAACATGAGCTGGATATTATCGGTCATTCCAGTAATTCTTTAGCATTTAAGAAGCTCATCAACAGCTATGAAGAAAAATATAGGGAAACGAAGGAAGAGCGATTCTATCATGTGGCAATAGTCAGTAAAAATATATACAACACGATTTTTACGGCTTCCTTTGATGTGGATATGGGCGTTATCACGAATTATTTGAGAGAAGTAGAGGAGTGGGGACGCTATGAGTTCTTTTTGGCGACCTATGCGCAAATGCCCTTTGAAGCAGACGAATTGCTTTTGCGCACAGAGCAAGTATTTCGTCGGAAGATAGACAAACACATGGTGCTTCAACACCAGGTGATTGATTTTCTTCTGCATGTCGCAGCTCATTTTATCCGGTTGAATCAATTGACTCATGCGGAAAATATTTTAATCATGTACAGAGACAGTGACTCGGCAAGGAAGGATCTATACTCCTTACCTTTTGATGCTTACGCGGAGTTTTTGCGGGGACTACTTCTGATCAAGAAAAATGAGCCGGCGGGGATCGAGTGTTGCCAACAAATCATTACCTTTTTTCATCAAACCGTCCACCATACTGATTATGCCAATCGACTGAATATGGTTTATGAGATTGCTTTGCATGAGTCACAGCTATCCGAACGATAA
- a CDS encoding DUF3862 domain-containing protein has product MGRKEDRQAMKTPITKKRWFWFLILLVLAGGGFAAVKLIPIPLDFTFGKTATEESSTPPKESSENNITAEDAGEIIATYKSIALGDPLVEDTKGATYDEVVAILGEPSSNVDSEIGGTTSKMVIWNSFNGAATISVTFKDNQATGKSMSKIPVEEKKTKITTAQVDAIPFDGTYTYDQASQYFGTPDSLSDSLIDGVQAVTAIWTTNMEQGVTFHFDNDIAVSKEAVE; this is encoded by the coding sequence ATGGGAAGAAAAGAAGACAGACAGGCAATGAAAACACCTATAACAAAAAAAAGATGGTTTTGGTTCCTGATTCTGCTGGTGCTCGCCGGAGGCGGTTTTGCCGCAGTGAAGTTGATTCCAATTCCACTTGATTTTACTTTTGGTAAAACGGCGACAGAAGAGTCGAGTACACCACCAAAAGAATCTTCAGAAAACAATATCACGGCAGAAGATGCTGGCGAAATTATAGCAACCTATAAATCAATTGCTTTAGGCGATCCCTTGGTAGAAGACACAAAAGGAGCTACGTACGATGAAGTAGTGGCAATTCTAGGTGAACCGAGCTCAAATGTCGATTCTGAAATCGGCGGCACCACATCAAAAATGGTCATCTGGAACAGCTTTAACGGTGCTGCAACGATTAGTGTAACCTTCAAGGATAACCAGGCGACTGGAAAAAGCATGTCAAAAATTCCTGTAGAAGAAAAGAAAACAAAAATCACGACGGCGCAGGTCGATGCGATTCCGTTTGACGGAACGTATACCTATGACCAAGCCAGCCAATATTTTGGTACACCAGATTCACTCAGTGATTCGTTAATCGATGGTGTACAAGCTGTTACAGCTATTTGGACGACCAATATGGAACAAGGCGTGACCTTCCACTTTGACAATGATATTGCTGTCTCTAAGGAAGCTGTGGAATAG
- a CDS encoding helix-turn-helix domain-containing protein produces MIEIGTKIKELRISKKLSQKELAEFLNVTPQAVSKWELNKSYPDIDTLVKLSRLFDVSTAVILGEAKQSFFDSFFKNKGWIKMNQSDKKTHNRTTS; encoded by the coding sequence GTGATAGAAATTGGAACGAAAATAAAAGAACTAAGAATCTCAAAAAAATTGTCTCAAAAAGAGCTAGCTGAATTTTTAAATGTTACTCCTCAAGCAGTTTCAAAGTGGGAACTGAATAAAAGTTATCCTGATATTGATACTTTGGTAAAACTCAGTCGGCTTTTCGACGTTTCAACAGCTGTTATTCTAGGGGAAGCAAAACAATCTTTTTTTGATTCTTTTTTCAAAAATAAAGGATGGATTAAAATGAATCAATCAGACAAAAAAACACACAACCGAACAACCAGTTAG
- a CDS encoding anti sigma factor C-terminal domain-containing protein — protein sequence MDLNKSIKKAKRKQLVTISCVSIIIFLTMSGMLVFILDKVATNNYHELDQSLFTYQTIASPNTQIDSQVIANSSILGGEVVTNQSKNIDGYMVPWSSLRSKYSVLGNEIDYNELLPSWYHSSKNSYEYNRQTKQKVATFYNPAIENYYDGVKNELEELKNMDDSLAEVAISFDQPYLYSEVKKMFPENVNVVWLYLFSEERDESQGPAGMPVYGFQLSVDEENRIFDAEADKDYFFSSFETYISPTLNKEMAAFIQDNQNKKVDDLEVLGVMVTGQVKNLTALKDKPFVRGSSIGVTVPMVSYITPEK from the coding sequence ATGGATTTAAATAAGAGTATCAAAAAAGCTAAAAGAAAGCAGTTAGTGACGATTAGTTGTGTTTCGATCATAATTTTTCTGACGATGTCGGGTATGTTGGTTTTCATATTAGATAAGGTCGCTACGAACAATTACCATGAGCTGGACCAGTCGTTGTTTACCTATCAAACAATTGCGTCACCAAACACACAAATTGATTCGCAGGTGATTGCTAACAGTTCAATTTTAGGCGGAGAAGTAGTCACGAACCAATCGAAAAATATAGACGGCTATATGGTGCCATGGAGTAGTTTACGTAGCAAGTACAGTGTTTTGGGAAACGAGATAGACTATAATGAACTACTTCCTTCCTGGTACCATTCCTCTAAAAACTCGTATGAATACAATCGTCAAACCAAGCAAAAAGTCGCCACATTCTACAATCCGGCGATCGAAAACTATTATGATGGGGTGAAAAATGAATTAGAGGAGTTAAAAAACATGGATGATTCTCTTGCAGAGGTAGCCATTTCTTTTGATCAGCCCTATCTCTATAGTGAAGTGAAGAAAATGTTTCCTGAAAACGTCAATGTTGTTTGGTTGTATTTGTTTTCTGAGGAGAGAGACGAAAGCCAAGGTCCTGCCGGTATGCCAGTCTATGGTTTTCAATTAAGTGTTGATGAAGAAAATCGTATCTTTGATGCAGAAGCAGATAAAGATTATTTTTTCAGCTCATTTGAAACATACATTTCCCCCACGCTCAATAAAGAAATGGCGGCTTTTATACAGGATAATCAAAATAAAAAGGTAGATGACCTAGAAGTTTTAGGAGTGATGGTCACAGGACAAGTAAAGAATTTAACAGCGCTAAAAGACAAACCCTTCGTTAGAGGAAGCTCTATTGGTGTAACCGTACCAATGGTCTCGTATATCACACCGGAAAAATAG
- a CDS encoding RNA polymerase sigma factor, with protein sequence MKQEMTFEEALLLLGQEVINVLIKKGSTLEDAEDAVSKTYDTIFSSLIHVTQDNLRPWFFRVSFNNYIDLFRKKKREKELIFRYIDAQSNPTNESENLWMTIDSLKSQEQELLILKYYYRLSYEDIAAMLDQKVETVKKQLYRARKKLKANWEDQ encoded by the coding sequence ATGAAACAGGAAATGACATTTGAAGAAGCATTGCTTTTATTGGGACAAGAAGTAATTAATGTGCTGATAAAAAAGGGAAGTACCCTGGAAGACGCAGAGGATGCTGTTTCTAAAACATATGATACGATATTTTCTTCTCTTATCCATGTGACACAGGATAATTTACGTCCTTGGTTTTTTAGAGTTTCTTTCAATAATTATATCGATCTATTCAGGAAAAAGAAACGTGAAAAAGAGCTGATCTTTCGCTATATCGACGCTCAGTCGAATCCAACGAATGAGTCAGAAAATTTATGGATGACTATCGACTCGCTAAAAAGTCAAGAACAGGAATTGCTGATACTTAAGTATTATTATCGACTATCGTATGAGGATATTGCAGCTATGTTAGATCAAAAAGTAGAAACCGTGAAGAAGCAATTATACAGAGCACGAAAAAAATTAAAAGCAAATTGGGAGGATCAATGA
- a CDS encoding DUF3788 family protein, protein MIDFKKDKNIEPTNENLRIFLGNSFSAYKLLVDKLPDFEAVLEWRFYKDGGWLMKVTRKKKTLFWGEAKDGYFTIGLHFNERSRQGVLDLDIADELKQIFATAMTNGGKLTTLKIDIYSERDLPDVYQLIEYKKKAK, encoded by the coding sequence ATGATAGATTTTAAAAAGGATAAAAATATAGAGCCAACAAATGAAAATTTACGCATTTTTTTAGGTAATAGTTTTTCTGCGTATAAATTATTAGTAGACAAGCTACCAGATTTTGAAGCTGTTCTGGAATGGCGTTTTTACAAAGATGGTGGTTGGCTTATGAAGGTCACTCGGAAGAAAAAAACATTGTTTTGGGGAGAAGCGAAAGACGGGTATTTCACTATTGGACTTCATTTTAACGAAAGAAGCAGACAAGGTGTTTTGGACTTAGATATAGCAGATGAATTAAAGCAAATTTTTGCAACGGCTATGACCAATGGAGGCAAGCTAACGACGCTCAAAATCGATATTTATAGCGAACGCGACTTACCTGATGTCTATCAATTGATAGAATACAAAAAGAAAGCCAAGTAA
- a CDS encoding AraC family transcriptional regulator — protein MDWIEKMNAAITYIEQHITEALHTDDIAEIAGCSSYHFQRMFAYMTGVPLSEYIRRRRMSLAVVDLKNADMKIIDVALKYGYNSPTAFNRAFQSVHGIAPSLVKLDGASVKSYAPLSFQLVVKGVESLDFRIEAKEAFRVVGTSIPLFGDFEEMNEPVEQMWQLAEENGTIKLLEGLMEKESEGLLEVMMPDDKTESWHYLISVETNAPIEEPLEEYRIDAYTWAIFSYEGKTIEETQVLGKRVISEWLPTSGYEYDNGPDISVHVKDGVERVILEYWLPIKKRGNSEGEYYDRF, from the coding sequence ATGGATTGGATAGAAAAAATGAATGCGGCAATTACCTACATTGAACAACATATTACAGAGGCTCTGCATACCGATGATATTGCTGAAATAGCTGGCTGCTCTTCCTATCATTTTCAGAGAATGTTTGCTTATATGACAGGTGTTCCATTATCGGAATATATCCGGCGCAGAAGGATGTCTTTGGCGGTGGTCGACTTAAAAAATGCCGATATGAAAATCATCGATGTGGCTCTAAAATACGGGTATAATTCACCGACTGCCTTTAATCGTGCCTTTCAAAGTGTTCATGGGATAGCGCCTTCGCTTGTTAAATTAGATGGTGCTTCGGTTAAATCCTATGCACCGCTTAGCTTTCAATTAGTGGTGAAAGGAGTGGAAAGTCTGGATTTCAGGATCGAGGCAAAGGAAGCCTTCCGAGTTGTCGGCACGTCTATTCCACTTTTTGGTGATTTTGAAGAGATGAATGAGCCGGTTGAGCAGATGTGGCAGCTTGCTGAGGAGAACGGTACAATCAAGCTGCTAGAGGGATTAATGGAAAAGGAGTCAGAGGGATTACTTGAAGTAATGATGCCGGATGATAAGACTGAAAGCTGGCACTATTTGATTTCGGTTGAAACCAATGCACCTATAGAAGAGCCTCTAGAAGAATATAGGATTGATGCTTATACTTGGGCAATTTTTTCTTATGAGGGCAAAACGATTGAAGAGACACAGGTGTTGGGAAAGCGTGTGATTTCAGAATGGCTGCCAACAAGCGGCTATGAATATGATAACGGTCCTGATATTTCGGTCCATGTTAAAGATGGGGTAGAGCGAGTCATTCTTGAATATTGGTTACCAATCAAAAAAAGAGGTAACAGTGAAGGGGAGTACTATGATAGATTTTAA
- a CDS encoding UDP-N-acetylmuramoyl-L-alanyl-D-glutamate--L-lysine ligase, with amino-acid sequence MSITLTEIRTCLLKEQLLKEIVTASDWSLALPDKSSTTQIHALSYDSRKVSETTLFFCKGLGFKEDYLKNAVADGLKFYVSETPYETEAELGFIVTDIRKAMAVLSMLFYDYPQNKMTLIAFTGTKGKTTAAYFTKFILDHSTNNKTAMLSTMNSTLDGKTFFKSQLTTPESMDLYQMMAEAVENGMTHFVMEVSSQAYKVQRVYGLFFDVGIFLNISPDHISPIEHPTFDDYFFCKRQLIAHSKKIIINQESDYFHLLKETAAMTETPMITYGSEAGEETDYVYTKDSEDSLAFSVTSKKDELHLSGAYQLRLGGEFNMGNALSAAIAAALAGASGEDCKIGIADTVVPGRMEQLTNTNGAKVYVDYAHNYVSLQSLLQFVKEEHPDGRIIVVLGSPGDKAISRRKDFGEVLSQLADVALLTTDDPATEDPQAISEQIAEHIEAGVDFKIIIDREIAIQTALTVSQPEDAVVLAGKGADLFQKVGKEDVPYEGDYALAERLIASQD; translated from the coding sequence ATGAGTATCACACTGACAGAAATCCGAACGTGTTTACTGAAAGAACAGCTTTTAAAAGAAATCGTGACCGCATCTGACTGGTCATTGGCTCTTCCCGATAAATCGTCCACTACACAAATTCACGCACTCTCCTATGATTCAAGAAAGGTTTCTGAAACGACCCTTTTTTTCTGTAAAGGATTGGGCTTCAAAGAAGACTATTTGAAAAACGCCGTTGCAGACGGCTTGAAATTCTATGTCTCTGAAACACCGTATGAGACGGAGGCGGAGTTAGGTTTTATCGTAACAGATATTCGTAAAGCTATGGCCGTCTTGAGTATGCTGTTTTACGATTACCCGCAAAACAAAATGACCCTAATTGCTTTCACCGGAACAAAAGGAAAAACCACGGCGGCTTATTTCACAAAATTCATTCTGGATCATTCGACCAATAACAAAACAGCGATGCTGTCCACTATGAATTCTACGCTAGACGGAAAAACCTTCTTCAAATCACAGCTGACCACACCTGAATCAATGGACCTGTATCAAATGATGGCAGAAGCTGTTGAAAATGGCATGACTCACTTTGTCATGGAGGTCTCCTCACAGGCGTACAAGGTACAACGTGTTTATGGATTATTTTTCGATGTAGGTATTTTCCTGAACATTTCGCCGGATCATATAAGTCCGATCGAGCATCCAACCTTTGATGATTATTTCTTCTGTAAGCGACAGCTAATTGCTCACTCCAAGAAAATCATCATCAATCAAGAATCTGACTACTTCCATTTGCTGAAAGAAACGGCGGCTATGACCGAGACACCGATGATCACTTATGGCAGTGAGGCTGGCGAGGAAACAGATTACGTTTATACAAAAGATTCAGAAGATTCACTGGCATTCTCTGTGACTTCTAAAAAGGATGAACTCCACCTTTCAGGCGCCTATCAGTTGCGACTTGGCGGAGAGTTCAATATGGGGAATGCACTAAGTGCGGCAATTGCGGCGGCACTGGCAGGGGCTTCAGGTGAGGACTGCAAGATAGGAATTGCTGATACAGTCGTTCCCGGACGGATGGAGCAACTGACAAACACGAATGGTGCGAAGGTATATGTCGATTACGCCCATAATTATGTCAGCTTGCAAAGTCTGTTGCAGTTTGTTAAAGAGGAGCATCCGGACGGACGGATCATCGTCGTCTTGGGCAGCCCAGGTGATAAGGCGATCTCACGTCGGAAAGACTTTGGTGAGGTGCTGTCACAACTGGCTGATGTTGCCCTACTGACGACTGATGATCCAGCAACAGAGGACCCGCAAGCTATTTCTGAACAAATCGCCGAGCACATTGAAGCCGGCGTTGATTTTAAGATTATTATCGATCGAGAGATAGCGATCCAGACAGCGCTGACTGTTAGCCAGCCTGAAGATGCTGTTGTTCTTGCCGGAAAAGGTGCTGACCTCTTCCAAAAGGTTGGTAAAGAAGATGTCCCTTATGAAGGAGACTACGCATTAGCTGAGCGCTTGATTGCCTCACAGGATTGA
- a CDS encoding DsbA family oxidoreductase — MLRIEFFHDVICSFCFPMSARLRAIVRELSNVEVVHKSFALGWTEEDFIQMFGSRKQVKPEVLTHWAHANENDEQHRFNIEGMRAESFDFPTSRNGLLAAKAAGLVGGQMMYWEVFDKLQEGLFVQNKNIEDPSVIESLVKQTSIDFDEWQSQFAAPETVQAVEEDFRLAQTYNLQGVPALIVNEKYLISGAQPAEVILDNLKKIAEKEQTTIQLEVMGDNKAACQLEDGKWACE, encoded by the coding sequence ATGTTAAGGATAGAATTTTTTCATGATGTTATCTGTAGTTTTTGTTTTCCGATGTCTGCTCGCTTGAGAGCAATCGTCAGGGAGCTTTCGAATGTGGAGGTCGTTCACAAATCCTTTGCGTTAGGCTGGACGGAAGAGGACTTTATCCAAATGTTTGGCAGTCGAAAACAGGTCAAACCGGAAGTGTTGACGCATTGGGCACATGCGAATGAAAATGATGAACAGCATCGCTTCAATATTGAGGGAATGCGTGCGGAAAGCTTTGACTTTCCGACATCGAGAAATGGACTTTTAGCGGCGAAAGCGGCTGGGTTAGTTGGTGGTCAAATGATGTATTGGGAAGTTTTTGACAAGCTGCAGGAAGGCTTGTTTGTACAAAATAAGAATATTGAAGATCCTTCAGTCATTGAGTCATTGGTCAAACAGACGTCCATAGATTTTGATGAGTGGCAGAGTCAATTTGCTGCGCCTGAAACAGTGCAAGCTGTAGAAGAAGATTTCCGACTGGCTCAGACCTATAATCTCCAAGGTGTTCCGGCGTTGATTGTGAATGAGAAATACTTGATCAGTGGGGCTCAACCAGCTGAGGTCATTCTAGATAACTTAAAGAAAATTGCGGAAAAAGAGCAGACGACGATTCAATTAGAAGTTATGGGAGATAACAAGGCAGCTTGCCAGTTAGAGGATGGCAAATGGGCTTGTGAGTAA
- a CDS encoding AAA family ATPase, translating into MKKYFILLAGSPGTGKTYLMNKLRERFPDMYALTLDEIKEYYADSIGFDNLEERAKQERIKVYPFYYKALELYMEAGKQVVVSEYPFSDKQKDRLRELAETYEYEVITIRLTADFEVLWERRYNRDREHERHLSYIMDHYHYGDVLEDRTLATNHITKEAFKKIITDRKYDEFVLGTLYEFDVTDYDQVDYVPLLDRLVQQIKY; encoded by the coding sequence ATGAAAAAGTATTTTATTCTTTTGGCAGGAAGTCCCGGTACAGGTAAAACATATCTCATGAATAAGCTTCGAGAACGATTTCCGGATATGTATGCACTAACATTGGATGAAATCAAGGAATATTATGCCGATTCTATCGGATTTGACAATCTGGAGGAGCGTGCAAAGCAGGAACGAATCAAGGTCTATCCTTTCTATTACAAAGCATTGGAACTTTACATGGAGGCTGGAAAGCAAGTCGTTGTTTCGGAATATCCTTTTAGCGACAAGCAAAAAGATCGATTGCGAGAGCTAGCTGAGACGTATGAATATGAGGTCATCACGATTAGATTAACTGCTGATTTCGAGGTACTTTGGGAACGTCGTTACAACCGAGATCGGGAGCACGAGCGTCATTTGAGCTATATCATGGACCACTATCATTATGGCGATGTTTTAGAGGATCGAACATTGGCAACCAACCATATCACGAAAGAAGCGTTCAAAAAAATCATTACAGATAGAAAATACGACGAGTTTGTCTTAGGCACACTCTATGAATTTGATGTAACAGATTATGATCAAGTGGACTATGTTCCATTGTTAGACAGATTGGTACAACAGATAAAATACTAA
- a CDS encoding class II fructose-bisphosphate aldolase, with product MYTTLKEVTKTAEELNFTVGAFNTHNLEMLPDMLRAAKEMGAPIIIQTSVDTAKYIGMKVLVNVMKSIAEEEMVDAVLHLDHARDFDDIKEAIDSGYTSVMYDGSHLPFKENILKTKAVVDYAHARGVSVEGELGTIGGTEEGIHVAEDDKVYTKPEDAIEFVKATGVDALAIAIGTNHGQFKSKTEVNIPLLKEIDAVVDVPLVIHGGTGVKEEDYPELINNGIRKFNVGTELLVNWTKTAKKSFGETEVNKSLRHNVIPANVVVKDIVSHKIGLFMNLESPTNLGK from the coding sequence ATGTATACAACGTTAAAGGAAGTAACGAAAACAGCAGAGGAATTGAATTTTACAGTCGGCGCGTTCAACACGCATAATTTGGAGATGCTGCCGGATATGCTGAGAGCAGCAAAAGAGATGGGTGCACCGATCATTATTCAAACAAGTGTGGATACGGCGAAATACATTGGTATGAAGGTATTGGTCAATGTGATGAAGTCGATCGCAGAGGAAGAGATGGTGGATGCGGTTCTGCACTTGGATCATGCACGTGATTTCGATGATATCAAAGAAGCAATCGACAGCGGTTATACTTCTGTCATGTATGATGGCTCTCATTTGCCCTTCAAAGAAAATATTTTGAAAACGAAAGCTGTTGTTGACTATGCCCATGCAAGAGGTGTTTCTGTTGAAGGTGAGCTTGGAACGATTGGCGGTACAGAAGAAGGGATTCATGTCGCAGAAGATGACAAGGTATATACAAAGCCCGAGGACGCGATAGAGTTTGTGAAAGCGACGGGTGTCGATGCGTTGGCGATTGCGATCGGGACGAATCATGGGCAGTTCAAATCAAAAACAGAGGTAAATATCCCTTTGTTGAAAGAAATCGATGCAGTCGTGGATGTGCCATTGGTCATCCATGGTGGGACAGGTGTGAAGGAGGAGGATTATCCGGAGCTGATCAACAATGGTATCCGCAAATTCAATGTCGGCACAGAGCTTTTAGTTAATTGGACAAAAACAGCGAAGAAATCTTTTGGTGAGACCGAAGTGAATAAATCTCTTCGTCATAACGTGATTCCGGCGAATGTCGTGGTCAAAGATATCGTTTCTCATAAGATTGGTTTATTTATGAATTTGGAGAGTCCGACCAACTTGGGGAAGTAA